In the Eptesicus fuscus isolate TK198812 chromosome 22, DD_ASM_mEF_20220401, whole genome shotgun sequence genome, cccacaagcgAGCCAGGAACTCGCTGCGGGGCGGGCGCAGATGCTGCTTCCTGTCCCCCAAGTTCCGGCACCCTGGACGGCGCCCGAGTCCCCGACCTGCTCCTGGGATGGGGTCTGGGCTAGgaatccacccccaccccatccccaacccGCAACGCCCCActcagcagtggggagggggcagcccccCTCCTATCCAGGCCCGTCCCAGCGCGCAGGCCCCCAACTCCCTCCGAGAGCCGGGACGTGCCTGCCCGCTCCCGGGAACGGCGCCTCGGGCTCCCCATCCTCGCGAGCCCGCACCGGCCTCACCTGCAGCTgccgaggagaggagaggaagagggaagcttTTGTGGGAGTCTGTAGGGTTCGCTCTCCCCACGTGCCTTCCTGCCCCGCCTCTGCCCACGGGCCCCCCTctgcagacagagagagaattctTTGGTGACTGTGTATTCACTGACGTTCAGGGGCTTGTATTGGGGTGCACTCTTGTAGCCAatgacctctgttcccaggttagactgacaggcgaGCCCCTTTCCTCCATCACCCCGTCTTCACTGCACATGTGTCCATCTCCCCTTTTCggagccctccccccctcccccccccccccagtgattTCCAGAAAATAGACTGGTCCCTGGGGAGTGTCCAGTGGCAGCTTCCTGTTTGACACGGATTGTTAATTTTGAAAGGGAAAAATGTACTTCTCTTCCTGTTAATGTTTAAGAACCTTTCACTGGGCACGAGGCAGCCCGGAGAGTTTGCTGATGCAGAAGGTGAAGTACACGGGCTAAGATTTCTTTCCCTCCGTCCCCATCTCTGCCTGGATCTCTCCACACCTCACACCGTGGCAGCCACTGTGCAGCTGAACACTATTTCCTCGGCCTGTCTCGCTGCACAACGTGCCACCAACAGGGCGGCTTCAAAAACAGACAATtgtttctcagttctggaggcaggAAGCCTGAGCTCCGCATCCTCTCAGGGTGGTCCGACTTGTGCCCTAGCATCAGGGGTTCCGGGCAGTCTTGGCATTTCCTGGTGGTGGGAGCACAGCTCTGTCTCTGCCTTCATTCTCCCGGGGTTCTCCCTGAGAAGCGAGTCTTTCTCCCATTTCCCATGAAGAAGAAGCTGGGTCAGCCCTGGGTTCCTGCTAAATACAGCCGATGACGGGAATCCACTAGGTGGTCGGTGAGAAGTCCTCTCTGGATTTAACTCGGCTGTGATACCATCGCCCCTGAAAAGCCTCTTCTCTGAGCTGTTTCACTTCCTATTTTAACTACACACACATGAGGGAAGACTGACGTTGATGAGGGTGGTAGGTGTGGGAGAATGGGATTGAAGCTCTGAAGGCCTCAGCTCTCCAACCACCACCCTGGGGTGTCTGTCAGATTGTGTTAttggcttaaacaataaagatttctcaGTTAACAAAAAGGCCTGAGTTTGGGAGGCAGCGGCACTCTGCAGCCCTCTTCCTACTGGTCTTTCCGGTTCTAGACACACAGGGAAATTAAAGCTTACCGGGCGACGTGTCCCAATTCtatgaaattcaaatgtcagCCCGTACATAGGGTTTAccatgaaaggtttgcgacgcaggaaacaagacacagagtccaggccatggaaaggggggaggttttaatcttgcgctcccgggcgaaactcacagGTCctagagtgggccaggggagttcgcgccaaaacgggggcttaggtacttcctttatacagccgtttggtgaggggagggtggagggcgtgagagatgtggaattcctgcctcaggcaggggcctgggaaggctggcaagggtctgggaaggcgccagttatctttgtcaccatctaccttgcggatgcttgcatggctgtggtctttcccccatgcctcgacctaacatcccagcctttttggtgatagggggcgccgaaattgtcctggctacttcctgctgaccaggggcgaagagggtgggggatgttaaaggccagggtcaggcagaggcgggttgaggggcagccgagtgtagggatggagcaggagctggtttacagtcagTCACATTTCTGTGATCCGGGAGcagatgaatttgaggaggcagggagctagggaaaaaaaagacacagatgagaattaggGGCCCTATCAGGGGTAGGGTCCAGGTAGCTCTAAAGAGAGTTGTTCCAGGAGTGCCTTGCACATCTATCGATGTTacttgccgctgcagggaggctaaggaggtaatcctgagcagagattatgctgtGCCCGAGGACCCCCCCCCAGCGAGGCCTATCGAGGCAGCAATACTTacccccaacatgacagggaggaaggcggccctgtgggcccaggggtgggatgaagggagaaACCAGGCGAGCCCCGACTTTCCATACAAGGTTAgctggggaactactgtgaccccgaagcaaggccggggtcagaggagtttatgcCGTTGTTTAAGGTGCCattgcaccaaaagaaggtacccgggctggccttggtgggactggctgcagtgtggttttgggtacagttcCAAGTGACCCATCCCACAGTTACCGGGTTGCTGGTCTGGTAGCATATCCGCGGGGGCAAGGTGGGCTCTGGAGTTTCGGGTTCACAGAGGGGAATGCCAGTcaggggaggctgacattcaccatgtccttgagttcctggaggagtcatgagtgggacggcagccagcaaaggtctttggagagagacacataaaaagcagtgcgagacattgggcagggtgcgggtctccttaaggaatagtagagtgtgttggataaattggagccaagaagacaggacttctacccggggggaatcaggcagcttccctttaagggaattttcggcctgtaggatgcttttggagacctggatttgggcctcctgggccatgacatattcctgggagatgtagatggtccctgaaggggttgagctccaaccacccccatatagttttcccataaCGCCCGCAACTCatcgctggtcccaggggtcccggaccctgatgttgaaggtcccgtccttccagaaaaagggatcagacctgacctcattgtaggcATCATGGATGACACAGCCTGACCAGCGGCAACCCCCACAGGTGTTGACGTCTCGATTACACCTGTCTGGGTTCCGCTGGTCTTAAGCAGAGTAGGCATATGGTCGGCCACCATTGCACACTGACCGGAGGTCGACAGCAATCAGGATCTCCGCCTGGCATCCGACCAGAGGGCAGTCCTGAGATCCTACCTGCCGGGTGActtgtgtgctgtcctggttGTAGGTTTCATggaccttgaacctccacacataAGCAGGTGTAGGAGGGtgtaggttgcccagggctgggaggagaagaaggagggagagggcggCTAAGGCGGACCttagtggggcccaacacctcacatttatagaagtcatgctgctccggggtcctcttgagtctggagaggtggtgccacgATGGATCTCCAAGTAGTTTGGCTgcagtgggggttgtgaggataACTGTGTGAGGTCCCGTCCACCTGGGTTCCAAGGCCTTGGGATGTAGATTCTTAAGGAGAACTGAGTCCCCGGGCTGGAGGGGTGGTCCTCGCGAGCCTTGGTTAGCTGgttctggcctgggcagaaacctgtcAGCGTGTTCCCGGAGCAGCTGCCTGAGTAGAGACAGGTATGGAAGATAAGTAGCCAAGAGAGGAGGGTCAGTAGGGAGATGATGGTTGAGCAAGAAGGGTCTCCCATATAGGAGTTCAAAAGGGCTTAAGAAGGTGGGGCTCCTTGGGGTAGcccggattctggtcagggccatgggcaggagaTCCGGCCAGGAGCCtcgaatttctagagagagttttgttagatggtctttaaggagGCCATTGGCCCTCTCGACCTTACCCGATGATTGTGGGCggtagggtatgtgcagtttccaggagatgccaaATGAGGTGCTAACCTGCTGAACGACCCTTGATATAAAAGCCGGGCCGTTGTCTGATTatatggaggtggggaggccgaacCTAGGGATTATGTGTGTTATTAGGGTCTCAGCCACACCTCAGCAGTTTCCTTGCGAGTAGGGAAGGCCTCTACCCACCCTGTCAGGGTGTCTACCATGGTAAGCAGATATTTGGTCTTCTTGTGGGGAGGCATATGGGTGAAGTctacctgccagtcctgccctgggaggtgtcccctcatttgatgggtaggaaagttggggcgcattcctccctggagtgagcaggaggagcaggcacttgtggctgcctctggcagTGTGGGCGAAGTGAAGAGGGATGAAGGCCCTATCCAGGGTCCGCTTGAGTTACTATCGCATAGGAGGCTTTCTGACGTCCCTGGGGGTCTAGACAAGagcttccatccacaaacagagttaagtcaggattagagagaggaagatctgagagtcctgcccaaggttgagtgagggcctccgacgacctcggggcaggagtactttgctgcaggttgggtggaggcagcaggaaggagtgtggctgggttcagggctggggactgagttagggagatgtcaggactctccaggagcaggagatggagttcctgcatgggagagggggcaaggagagataaggacaGGTGTGACAGGAGATcttggagaagacctgtaagggttgctggaggcaaatcttctgggcctccttggtgagagcagcagctgcagcctgagcccggaggcagggctgccattccCGAACTGTGGGATCAAGCTGTATGGTCAGGTAGGCTGCGGGGTGAAGGCTGGAATAATCCTACCAGTGgaggccagctgtatgcctctgagacatgtccagggaggagctgcagagaaggagatcatctccATACTGGAGGAGAGTGCTGGGTTTTAATGAGCATTGTTGGAGGTCTCTgttaggcctggccaaacagatgagggctgtctcggaacccctggggcaggaccgtccaggtgagtgggtccttttaaaatccttgtcaacagttaactttaaaacttcttggaacaggcctctaactgcttgagTTCAGAACTTGAGTTCAAGCCTGTGCtagcaagaaagttgttctctagggagggaggagagggggagagggcggggtgagaaggcgctgaggccagagcatgttTGCCATCAGTACCCATGACCGAGATCATGGAAGGGGCAATGGCCTGGAAAAGGAGGGCAAGAACAGAGACGTAGCCCCTATatgatcaggaaggagatctgcttacccacTACCTTGAGCGTTTACCTGGGGGCCCGGCGAGGGTGATGGGTCGTCGAATCCTgccatcttcagtcttcagccgGTTCCAGCGTGGCCAGCGGCGGGTCATGACCTAGAAGGATGGCCCCTCTAAGTTGAGACGCAGAGGGcccgtcacttttccaggggcagtcacttttccagtggccgctTTAGCCCGGGGTTGGGGGCACTGTGGCCTTCGTTTCTGCACTGGAAGCATTCTctcgttgcacccccaccacgcacagtcccTCTTGGACCATGTGTGGCTGCCGCCGGCCCCAAAGGTAGCAAGGTTTAGGTTTGCAGACTCATCTCCTGTTGAAGGCGGGcgtactctgcctgctcctcacgggcgttgaaaaccttaaatgccatattcaccagatcccggacaggggtctgagggccatctgccttttttaacttttttcggATATCTGGGGCTGACTGCGAAATGAAGTGAGCAGCTAGAACTGTTGCTCTGGCTGGGGACCCAGGGTCTAGCCgagtatataaggtcagagcctcagtcagcctgttaAGGAAGACTGCGGGGTTCTCAGctggtccctgagtaacttccctcagcttgtcCAAGTTAACTACCTGTGGGAGACGGCCTGTAGGCCGGCTGTTAGGCATTGGAGCATCTGGTCGCGATGTCGGCGCCCCTCTCGCCCTTTTGGGGTATCTAGTTGGTactcccagcctggttcctgacgaggaacggcctggggaggtcggggagtgaggatgggggaagggagggagcggccGGCAGGGCGGAAGGAGCCCTGTTGCAGGGAGGCGGGCGagtcggaggggaggaggaggaggcggggccgcggaccCGGGGCCCGGTCGCTGTCCGGGGCGTCCTGTGCCTGAGCCAGCGGCGCCGCCTGCCCTCCCCACGCCTGCTCCCTTGCCgcctccgctcccccaccccggagCGCGGGAGCCCGCTGTTTGGAGCGGCTTGTGGgatggcgggcgggcgggcggctctcGCGCTGTGCGGCGGCGATGGTTGCGGCTGCGGGGAAGAAAGCgcagcggcggccgcgggagggagCGGCGCGGTCGGTGGTGTTACCCACGGCCGCGGAAGCCGCGGGGCGGCAGGTGAGATGCTGCCTAGAAAGCACCTGCCACGGGGAAGAAAGGAGCCGTggcgaaggaggaggagggggctgaaAGCGTTCggcgggaggaagaggggtggaagcgagagagcagctgggtccaaagagtcagagagaacagaaggagcagaggacagagtcagagagaacagaggagcagagggagggacgggagcgcagattgaaaaaggcctggacatatggaacctccagccccttcccagctcgtTGGCAGAAGTTGTTAAGGTCGGTCAGGATGTTAAAATCGAAGTCCCATTTTCAGGCCACTGTGACCTGTTGTCCAATTCATACGGAGGCCCTGCCACGGCACAGAAGTAAAGAGGCGTTTAGGACGCAGATCCTGGGACAGGCCCAGCTCAGCCAGATTGGTGAGCAGGCACCCAGCGGCGCCTGCGGGTCAGTTTTGGATTTCTGGttgcccattttgaaacctagggtcagtagcgaggcccaaggatcagcgtcccaatcattgagccaaggctacggacggaatccgagggatggtgggagacgtCTCTCGCCGACCCCCTGGGATCAGAGTGAGGCCAAAAGGCCGGAGACCGAGGTGGGGTAGGAACGTCTTCACTAccccccagggtcagaacctttcctggaaaggtcCGGAGGGCTACGCCCGGAAAGCAATCTCTGACGCGGACCGCGGTTTACGGACAGAGACGCCGACGGAGGACCCTAGGAATCAatagggactgggactcaccaactgacgctgccgagctggaaagaagcctgagggttccgggagacaagtggggaggggtaccccaaatgggatacacactcaatccccacccgggtttcggcaccagatgaaaggtttgcgatgcaggaaacaagacacagagtccaggccatggaaaggggggGATGTTTTAATGTtacgctcccgggcgaaactcaccggtccgagagtgggccaggggagtttgcgccaaaacgggggcttaggtacttcctttatacagccgtttggtgaggggagggtggagagcatgagagatgtggaattcctgcctcaggcaggggcctgggaaggctggcaagggtctgggaaggcgccagttatctttgtcaccatctaccttgcggatgcttgcatggctgtggtctttcccccatgcctcgacctaacatACCAGAAGCAGCGAACCCTTCCACCTAAGATTGTGCTACAAGAGGGGCTGTGGAGGAGACCCCGTGGTCCGCACAGCCAAAATATTAACACCGGCCCTTGACAGAGAAAACATTTCTAGATCCCTGGGCCAAGTCTAGTCCTGACTAATTTCTAGGTAGAATACAAATAAATTGCTTCTGCATGAAAAATGCACAGTTAATAGCCTTTTGAGATTATCtggcctttttatttcctttttctcttttcagaggCAATGGTCGTGtttgtgtgtgcgtatgtgtgtgtgtgcgtgtgtgtgtgtgtgtgtgtgtgtgtgtgtgtgtgattggggTTGGGACAGGCATGTGTTGAGGTGAACATAAGTACCCTCTTCCCAAAGCCAAAGAATTTCATTCAAGTTGCTAGACTTGTGGGGCAGGGAAGATATTGGGGGACACCAGGAGAGGCCGTGGGGTAAAGAACAGAGCCAGACAGCAGTTGTTATGGATACTTGTGACTCATTCAGAAAACGTTCAGTGAGAGTCCTTGGGAGACTGAGTGACAGGCCAAAGCCCTTTCTCTCTCAGGAGGTGGTGAACGGACCATTGCAGACAGCAAAGGCTCTGCCTGCCAGGTGATGGTCTGGTGGGCCcagcaccccacacccacccgatGCTCCCTTCCTGGGCCCCACAGACCCCATTGGGCCACTGTGTACATTTCTTCTAGAATACTCTTCCCACGGAACATTTCATAACATTCCCCACCTGTGCCTAAATGCGTTCTCCGGAGGCCTCCACGACCTTCTGACTAAGTTTGGTTTGACACTGCAGTTAGCATAGGAGCAACAGCCCTACCAGCAGTTATTCCACGACAGGGACTCTGTTCCCCAGGCCATTCCGTCCACCTGACTTGTACCCTCACATCTGCCTCCTGGGAAAAAACTCCGGATGCTCCCAGGCTGGAGGCTTCCCAGCTTCttctgacagccagcaaggaatgGCACCCTCGGTCCCACCACTGCAGGAAACTCAATTAGCAAGAATCAGACTGCTCCCTAGACCCTCCAGAAAGGAGCCCAGCCTGCAGGCACCTGGATGTCAGCCTGGCCATGGCCACGCTGGGTTCTCCCAACAGAAATGTGAAGGAAGGAATCTGTGCTGCATTAGTGTAGGGAGCACTTATAGGCATAAGCCTCAGACTGGActgctggcaaagccacaaacaagtcccagcttagagagcacagccctcttagcataattaagcttgatcttgtgactgctccctagatctttcctgggtagctaatgggctgtgggaggtgcagcaagtgctgccaaagcaagtgaaactcacaagaacattgtaactatggtgaccactaccttgtttacctctgactataaaataaaggctcagcttgccgtcCGGATCtttttctgtggtctcagccaggcacagaagaccCACCTAGACCCAGCGtattctctgtgtctgtcttttcttcatcctttgccggccctccctcaggctcgccgaacccttggctgtgctgccACGGCAAACATTAGGTCAtgaaatttgtgatttttattacAGCAGCATGCACAGCTAATACAATGAGGATTTTGTGAAAATGTGGCAAGGTTGGAACTGTGTAACTGTGGGAATAAACTGTGGGGGTGAATATATAGAAGAAGCTCATTTGCAGAGTGAAGATTATTAaccaatttatttaacaaatgtaaCCTGCCAACcacctgccagggggaggggacccgGTGGTGACCAATCACAGTCATGGTGATGGAGTGGCTCGTCCCCAGGACCCAACAGTTAAAGGAACCTCCAGGAACATCAACGCATGCTCAGTGTGGAGTGTCCCTTTCCTGGAGATGGGGCTACAGTGTGAGAAAAAGTCCACTGCAGTTCACCTGGCTCCCTTCCCCAATTCATGCCTCACACGTGAGCTTCAGGGATGAAGCTGGAGGGTTGGTTGGGCTTCATGGTCACAGGTCACAAGCTGGTTAGGAGTTTGGCCTCTAGTCCCTTCTCAGCCCCGGGTGATGTGGTCACTGTGAATTCATTCTGTGGACAACGTCATCATGGACAGCCAGCCAATGGAGCAGTGGGCCATGGCTCTGACAGTCCCCCTTGAAGGAACCAGGTGGGGTGTGGCCTTCCTAGTCACCTACAGTGACCTTCaccctggggcccagagagggaacCTCAGGCTGACCATGACCCTGCCCAACAGGAACAACTGGCTGTAAAGGAACAGACTGGAGGTAGAGGGAGGGTCAGAGGTCAAACACCTCCCAGCAGCACTGCTTCCTGCATGAATTACACGTCacttccctgggccctgcctccctttCCACATGTTCAGTGAGGCCCCCTCACAGGGGTGCTGTGAGGATTGGTGAGTGAAAGTCACCCGAAGCCTTTAGCCCAGCACCCACCACATTCTATGTTATCCCTGAGTGTGAGCTATGGTGGCAGGAAGGGAGCTGAGTCACTTTGGAAAGTTAACTGCACCCAGGTCTCATCATCTGTCAGGTGGAAACGTTGAAAGATAACTAGTAAAGTGCTTCACTCAGTGAGCTTTTAGCAATTATGTTCCTGCTTGAGGTTTTGCTGTTAAGCAGGCCCTCGGCTCAGGACTAGGCAGGGGAAAGCAAAGACTGAACTTCTGCCTGAGGGTCCCCATTGCCATCAGCTGAGCCTGAGGtcacttgggtctccagggaaggGCCAGGCACTGGGTCAGACACAGGGGAACTCCCCACTCCTTTTAGAGCTGGGCAAATGGTCAAGGCAGTGGCCTCCACTGAGGAAACCCTGAAAACAggccacagaggcccagagaaggaagcCTGTGAGAAGGTGTACATGTGGACTCCATCGATGGCATCATAGAACGAGACCtcccccctctcatagtccaggaagACCCCCACTCTTTCAGGAGAGTTGGCAATTGTAAGTTTGGTCCAGGGATCTGTTCGAGCGTGGAAGTCATGCCCATCTAACAGTACTATTGTCCAGAATCCATTCTGGGGTGTTATTTTATCATAATGTTTTCTCTCCACGTTCTCCCTACACACCCCAAATTGCCACTGTTTCCTGTCCCCCACATCCACCTCCCAGAAGTGTCTGCCTGATGAGAAGCTCTCATGGCCCAGCACACAGGAACGATATTGAAATCTCTT is a window encoding:
- the LOC114229886 gene encoding LOW QUALITY PROTEIN: butyrophilin subfamily 3 member A3-like (The sequence of the model RefSeq protein was modified relative to this genomic sequence to represent the inferred CDS: substituted 1 base at 1 genomic stop codon), encoding MVGEVAELPCHLSPKMSAETMELMWVRSNLRQVVRAYADGKEGTEIAEYRSRTSILREDIAQGNAALRIHNVRASDSGTYQCYFQDANFFAKAQVELKVAGWTKKLYLARDRAQAYAEWKMALYQPADVILDPDTAHPXLLISKDQRSLNYTEARQSLPDNPKRFQYRSCVLGHESFSSGRHFWEVDVGDRKQWQFGVCRENVERKHYDKITPQNGFWTIVLLDGHDFHARTDPWTKLTIANSPERVGVFLDYERGEVSFYDAIDGVHMYTFSQASFSGPLWPVFRVSSVEATALTICPALKGVGSSPVSDPVPGPSLETQVTSGSADGNGDPQAEVQSLLSPA